The Mycolicibacterium flavescens genomic interval ACGTCCCGGCTATGAACTCGACGAGTTCACCGTGAGTGACGATCTGTCGACCGTGGCCGTTCTCTGGAACATCCACGGTGCCAGCGAGTTACAGATCATGGAACGCACCGACCACACACTGCAGCCGCCGATCCCGTTGCCGGGGATGGTGGCCACCCAGTTGAGCATCAGTGCCGGTGGCTCGATGCTGGCCATGACCGTCGAAGGCCCGTCCACCCCGCCGACCGTCGAACTGGTCGACCCGCGTACTCGGGAGTGGGAGATCGTCGACCGCGAGCCCAGCTCCGGACCGGTGTCGCCGGACCCGACGCTGGAACGGGTCACCGCACGCGACGGCATGGAATTCACCGGGTGGCTCTTTCGGCCGCGCGACGGAGTTCCGGTGATCGGCGCGATGCTGTTTCTGCACGGCGGGCCGGAGGGGCAGGGGAGGCCCGGTTACAACGAGTTCTTCCCCGCGTTGCTCGAAGAGGGCATCAGCGTGTTCCTGCCCAACGTCCGCGGCTCGGGCGGGTTCGGCAGAACCTTCATGCACGCCGACGACAAGGAGCGACGGTTCGCCGCGATCGACGACGTCGCCGACGCGGTCGACTACCTGGTCGAGCGTGAGGTCGCTCCGGCCGACCGGATCGCATGTTGCGGATGGTCCTACGGTGGCTACCTAACCCAGGCGGCGCTCACCTTCCACCCCGACCGGTTCGCCGCCGGAATCAGCATCTGCGGAATGAGCGATCTCAACACCTGGTACCGCAACACCGAACCATGGATCGCCGCCGCGGCATATCCGAAGTACGGCCACCCGATCGGCGACCGCGAACTGCTCGAGCAGCTATCGCCGTTACAACGTGTCGATGCCATGACCGCGCCGTTGCTGTTGGTGCACGGCGCCAACGACACCAATGTGCCCCCCACCGAATCTCAGCAAATGTTCGACGCGCTGCAGGCACTTAACCGAAAAGTGGAACTGCTGATGTTCGACGACGACGGACACGAGATCGACCGGCGCGAGAATCGCGCCGTACTGGTCAAAGCCATGCGCGAGTGGCTGATTGCCGCATTCAGCCCGAATCCGAATCCGTAACCGAATCGTTCTCCGTAGCCACGTTTACCGAAATTGTCTGCCGGGTAAACGCTTCGCACGCGTCGATCCGGCGCGACAAAGGAGGCGCAGCATGCGAGGTGGCGGAATTCTCGGCGTTTTGGTGCTCGTCTGGTTGCTGATCGGTGCCTTCGCCGCCTACCAGCGCGGCTATTTCGAAACCAGTGAAACCAATTGCGCGACAGCGGGAAGCATCGCTTTGACAGTGGTGGCCGGTCCGCTGAACTACGCGGGCGTCAACCCCACGGTTGAAGCCTGCAACCTGCCAGAACCCAGCCAGTGACAACTGGCACTTGCCAATTCGAAAGGAATGCTAATGATCATCCTCGGAGCGATTCTCCTCATCCTCGGACTGATCTTCGGAATCAACATCCTCTGGACCATCGGCATCATCCTCATGGTCATCGGAGCGGTGTTCTGGATTCTGGGGTCCATGGGCCGTCCCGTCGGAGGCAGACGCGCCTGGTACTAACGCGCCCGGCACTAACGGGCTAGGCGCTTAAGCGTCCCGCGCGGCCGAGGTCAGCGCCGCGACCGTCATCGCTTTCAAGACGGATCGCGGTCTGGCCTCGGCCGTTTTTGTGGCGCTCGGCTTGAGGGCGTGTGGCGTGGAGTTCAACAGCCCGAACGTCGCGTGGGCCATCAACCGGGCATCGGCCTCCGCCAGCGACTCGTCCAACCGCCGAAGCACATCGACCCAGATCTCGACGTACTGCCGTTGCGCGCGACGCACCTGACGTTTGGCTGTGGGGGGCAGATTCGCGAGATCGCGATCCTGGATGCGGATCAGGTCGGACTCCCCGAGGGCGAAGTCCAGATGGAAGTCGATCAGGCCCTCCAGCGCCGACGCGGGATCGTCGGCGCGTGCGACGACCTCGGTGGCGCCGGCCAGCAGGCGGGTGCTGATCCCGACCAGCAACTCGACCAGCAACGCTTCCTTATTCGGGAAGTGCCGATAGATCGCCGGACCGCTGACACCGGCCGCGGCGCCGATATCCTCCAGTCGCACCGCCAGGTAGCCGCGTTCCGCAACTAGGCGTTCGGCCGCGGCGATCAACTGGGATCGCCGATCCGACTTCGCCTTGCTGCGTCTGGTGGCCGCGGGCACCTCGGGGATCGGAGTTGAAGACACCGCGCCTCCCGCCCGCCTGTAGACATCTGGAGTTAATCTTGACTAACATACCACCAGTTATTCGTCATTAACTCAACGAACGGGTTTTCCGATGGCATCGCGGCCTTCACATCGCGAGGAGCACCTCGCGCTGGTCGACGAATTGCGTTCCAAGCTCGCCGCGGCGGCCCTCGGGGGTTCAGAGCGCGCCCGCGAGCGTCACGTCAGCCGCGGCAAGCTGTTGCCGCGCGACCGCGTCGACGGCCTGCTGGACCCGGGCAGCCCGTTCCTCGAACTGTCGCCGCTTGCCGCCGACGGCATGTACGACGACGAGTGTCCCGGTGCCGGCATGATCACCGGAATCGGTCGCGT includes:
- the ptpA_1 gene encoding dipeptidyl aminopeptidase/acylaminoacyl peptidase, producing MSPDATAFAHLVDDGGFPRAVQRFLRGWRASSSRDVELPVEGPVTRVLHSADGHWLACEVAPEGSTRTQIWVVTTDPDDRDARRIDSWTPGAPEGTAELIAWDGTLVAAILTGEDGVGSSCLIDPATGRTTVLDRRSSGRLVDAWAGAALVRVGPRGYRDLIMLRGRTETALLPYDPGSTTDTGIILDDHYARRLRAGLEGELTKLYQPASTYDADSTEGYVRALIRSENGTEHARLLEVTVTADGVAYQVIAERPGYELDEFTVSDDLSTVAVLWNIHGASELQIMERTDHTLQPPIPLPGMVATQLSISAGGSMLAMTVEGPSTPPTVELVDPRTREWEIVDREPSSGPVSPDPTLERVTARDGMEFTGWLFRPRDGVPVIGAMLFLHGGPEGQGRPGYNEFFPALLEEGISVFLPNVRGSGGFGRTFMHADDKERRFAAIDDVADAVDYLVEREVAPADRIACCGWSYGGYLTQAALTFHPDRFAAGISICGMSDLNTWYRNTEPWIAAAAYPKYGHPIGDRELLEQLSPLQRVDAMTAPLLLVHGANDTNVPPTESQQMFDALQALNRKVELLMFDDDGHEIDRRENRAVLVKAMREWLIAAFSPNPNP
- the kstR2_3 gene encoding transcriptional regulator, yielding MSSTPIPEVPAATRRSKAKSDRRSQLIAAAERLVAERGYLAVRLEDIGAAAGVSGPAIYRHFPNKEALLVELLVGISTRLLAGATEVVARADDPASALEGLIDFHLDFALGESDLIRIQDRDLANLPPTAKRQVRRAQRQYVEIWVDVLRRLDESLAEADARLMAHATFGLLNSTPHALKPSATKTAEARPRSVLKAMTVAALTSAARDA